The following DNA comes from Synergistaceae bacterium.
ACATCATATTTTTTCATAGTGCCGTCCTGAAATTCTGCGAGTAAAATTTTATCATGAAGCGGCGTTATATTCTTGACTCTGTGAAATACCATAATTGAATCACCTCAAAGGCTGCAGCTTATAAATATTTTGAGTGTTCCACATTTTTAGCAGCTCGGATTGATTAATTTCTGCCCATTCTTTAACGAGAGAGACAGCGCGGGGGGGCAAATCACCTTGAATCATCTCAAGAGTATTTATATCAAATTCACCCATATATTCTCCGTAGAGTGCGTGAAAGTGCGGGGGGGTATGTTCTCCGATCCGGAAAAACATTTTTATAATAAGTCCGTAAAATCGCGCTATTTCAGGCATTGTAAATCTTCCCTTCTCATAATTACGCGGCTGTCAGCAGTCTCCCATATATGAATCTCGTATAATTTGCAGTTATCGCGAGTCAAAAATTTATCGAGTTCTGCCCAGACCCATAATGCAATATTTTCCGCGCTCGGCTGTGAGATTATATCATTTAAATATGAATGATCTAAACGCGAAATAATTTTTTCTTTTACGAGTCCCGACAGCTCCACGAAATCCATAATCATGCCTTCTGAGTCTGGCTGACCTTCAAGAACTACGCGCAATTTATAAGTATGTC
Coding sequences within:
- a CDS encoding DUF4160 domain-containing protein, which gives rise to MPEIARFYGLIIKMFFRIGEHTPPHFHALYGEYMGEFDINTLEMIQGDLPPRAVSLVKEWAEINQSELLKMWNTQNIYKLQPLR
- the queD gene encoding 6-carboxytetrahydropterin synthase QueD — encoded protein: MLLCKDFKFDAAHNLINYHGKCEKLHGHTYKLRVVLEGQPDSEGMIMDFVELSGLVKEKIISRLDHSYLNDIISQPSAENIALWVWAELDKFLTRDNCKLYEIHIWETADSRVIMRREDLQCLK